A stretch of the Thalassotalea euphylliae genome encodes the following:
- a CDS encoding PaaI family thioesterase, with protein sequence MDPRKLSGLELLTALINQQVPPPSIANTMGVYLVEVREGYVKFEATASAQHLNPMGGVHGGFACTALDSATGCAIHTMLKPGEGYGTIDINVKMMRPIPVGKTLYAESQVINMSKSLGVSEGKLVDDEGKLYAYASCTCKIIR encoded by the coding sequence ATTGATCCACGTAAACTCAGTGGTTTAGAGCTGCTTACCGCTTTAATTAACCAGCAAGTGCCACCACCTAGCATTGCCAATACGATGGGCGTTTATTTAGTTGAAGTGCGCGAGGGCTATGTAAAATTTGAAGCGACTGCCTCAGCACAGCATTTAAATCCGATGGGCGGCGTGCATGGCGGCTTTGCCTGCACGGCGCTTGATTCAGCAACGGGCTGCGCAATTCATACCATGCTCAAGCCGGGGGAAGGCTACGGCACTATCGACATTAACGTAAAGATGATGCGCCCTATCCCAGTGGGTAAAACTCTTTATGCGGAAAGTCAGGTGATCAATATGTCAAAATCACTGGGCGTGTCAGAAGGCAAGTTAGTGGATGATGAGGGTAAGCTCTATGCATATGCTTCTTGCACTTGCAAAATCATCAGATAG
- a CDS encoding enoyl-CoA hydratase/isomerase family protein, whose product MSIQVHSHIANHIATIAFTSPEHHFMTLELLEAIQTALAKVARDPQVRVIILTNSTPGYFITHYSLDEINQHMQQVRKIKALTGPLFPLSVRLVMAMSKAIVRLDRFSSLRNVINRAAKHNFIETTLTYARVNRFLQQVRNSQKPVIASIGGNAQGFGMELAMACDFRVMAKGDYYLGQIESLIGLMPGSGGMHSLARLIGEAKAIELCMLGSRLTADEAEQLGLIYQAVDETELVEASGQLAAKLANKSPLSISYIKRGIHKGHDQSFSQALAQDEVAFVDTASTDQAAKAYQHQRASLAQGKTINTAFDHQEISDINEK is encoded by the coding sequence ATGAGTATTCAAGTTCACAGCCATATCGCTAATCATATTGCGACCATTGCTTTTACCAGCCCTGAGCACCACTTTATGACTCTTGAGCTGCTAGAGGCTATTCAAACAGCTTTAGCTAAAGTAGCGCGCGACCCGCAAGTACGCGTGATCATCTTGACGAACTCAACGCCCGGCTATTTTATTACTCATTACTCGCTAGATGAAATCAATCAGCACATGCAGCAAGTGAGAAAAATCAAAGCACTAACCGGCCCCTTGTTCCCTCTATCCGTTCGTCTAGTCATGGCAATGTCAAAAGCCATCGTACGCCTTGATCGCTTTTCCTCTTTGCGAAATGTTATTAACCGCGCTGCAAAACATAACTTTATTGAAACGACACTGACTTATGCACGAGTGAATCGCTTTTTACAGCAAGTAAGAAATAGTCAAAAACCAGTGATCGCGTCGATTGGTGGCAATGCGCAAGGCTTTGGTATGGAGCTAGCGATGGCTTGCGATTTTCGCGTGATGGCAAAAGGTGATTACTACCTTGGCCAGATTGAATCACTCATCGGCTTAATGCCGGGCTCGGGTGGTATGCATAGTCTTGCAAGACTAATAGGTGAAGCCAAAGCAATCGAACTATGCATGTTAGGTAGCCGTTTAACCGCTGATGAGGCAGAGCAGTTAGGGCTTATCTATCAAGCCGTTGATGAAACTGAATTAGTCGAGGCCAGTGGGCAACTTGCCGCGAAACTCGCAAATAAATCGCCGTTATCGATTAGCTATATCAAGCGAGGTATTCACAAAGGACATGACCAAAGCTTTAGCCAAGCGCTAGCACAAGATGAAGTCGCTTTTGTTGATACCGCCAGCACTGACCAAGCGGCAAAGGCTTATCAACACCAGCGCGCTAGCTTGGCTCAAGGGAAAACAATAAATACAGCGTTTGACCATCAAGAAATTAGCGATATTAACGAGAAGTAA
- a CDS encoding DJ-1/PfpI family protein: protein MNIGIYIYDNAEVLDFTGPFEVFTTAERISDKPVFNTFLISEQGGLVTARAGYQVMSQYSIDNHPKLDILIVVGGVHNDEMQKQNVIDWISHQHKLVKFTASVCTGAFLLAQAHVVTNHQVTTHWQDIGELSALFPSLTVQESVRWVEQGNILTSAGISAGIDMSFRLIELALQNKECGNEGVTLAARTARQMEFERAKTP from the coding sequence TTGAACATTGGTATTTATATTTATGATAACGCAGAGGTACTGGACTTTACTGGCCCGTTTGAAGTCTTTACCACTGCCGAGCGCATTAGCGATAAGCCAGTATTTAATACGTTCTTGATTAGTGAACAGGGCGGCTTGGTGACGGCTCGTGCGGGTTATCAAGTGATGAGTCAATACAGTATTGATAATCATCCTAAGCTAGATATTCTTATTGTTGTCGGCGGTGTTCATAACGACGAGATGCAAAAGCAGAATGTGATTGATTGGATTTCACACCAACACAAGCTAGTAAAGTTCACCGCTTCGGTCTGCACAGGTGCTTTTTTACTGGCACAAGCTCATGTGGTTACTAACCATCAAGTAACGACCCATTGGCAAGATATTGGCGAGTTGAGCGCCTTATTTCCCAGCCTTACCGTGCAAGAAAGTGTTCGCTGGGTCGAGCAAGGTAATATCCTTACCTCAGCAGGTATTTCTGCTGGCATTGATATGAGTTTTCGACTAATTGAACTTGCGCTGCAAAACAAAGAATGTGGTAATGAAGGTGTTACGCTTGCAGCACGTACCGCTCGGCAGATGGAGTTTGAACGGGCAAAGACACCATAG
- the mfd gene encoding transcription-repair coupling factor codes for MSNFTSLLTPSLTENSSSKIDKKEWVNLPGSSASVALYYASKNSQKGSQQPFLIITHDTPSAIRLEHELLSLDSQNELSICLFPDWETLPYDSFSPHQDIISQRLATLYDLSRMEHGIVIVPVTTLVQRLAPKAYLDANVLLVKKGDRKDLPELKRDLEASGYRHVDQVMEHGEFSARGAILDLFPMGSNQPFRLDFFDDEIEEIRLFDPDTQRSSDKVEEINLLPAHEFPTDQDGINLFRSQYRENFKSTIDKESVYHQVSNGIMPAGIEYYLPLFFEQTNTLFDYLPQNTLPFVMGDIEQALGQYWHDIEYRYDDRRYDPTRPLLPPAQLFLSVEELFSALKPFDRITVSEPRPPRKKPSQHLFNCEALPELAIDHQQKTPFAALDTFIAAHKKARILFVAESQGRRESVLELLKRHNIKPASVESLDEFIESDTATAITVNTLTNGFFFTLDEDGNKQAIAVITETELLGDRVKQTRRRAKAQDNQADAIFKNLAELSPGQPVVHIDHGIGRYLGLQTIDTGGLTTEFLTLSYANDAKLYVPVASLHLISRYSGNDPEQAPLHKLGNDTWSKAKRKAAEKVKDVAAELLDVYAKRASKQGYQFKRNKEDYLAFAASFGFEETIDQEQAIHAVVGDMLDHKPMDRLVCGDVGFGKTEVAMRAAFVAVNDGKQVAMLVPTTLLAQQHYENFRDRFANWPVTIEVLSRFKTAKEQNAVIEKVESGQIDILIGTHKLLQNSIKYKDLGLLIVDEEHRFGVKQKEQIKRLRSDIDILTLTATPIPRTLNMAMGGMRDLSIIATPPAKRLAVKTFVRQREDALIRESILREILRGGQVYFLHNNVETIEKTARDIEALVPEAKVVTAHGQMRERDLERIMSDFYHQRFNVLVCTTIIETGIDVPSANTIMMDRADNLGLAQLHQLRGRVGRSHHQAYAYLLTPHEKRMTKDAKKRLDAIASLEDLGAGFTLATHDLEIRGAGELLGEDQSGQMSQVGFSLYMEMLDEAVAALKAGKEPSLENITAKQTEVDLRIPALLPEDYIFDVSLRLSLYKRIASCKDKTELDEIQVELIDRFGLLPQATKNLVHIAKLKQKAQGLGISRIEVGASSGSFEFSDNTQVDPMKIIGLIQQQPKVFKMEGANKLKIVKATEDAAQRFGLVNNVLAELTKH; via the coding sequence ATGAGTAATTTTACTAGTCTGCTGACCCCGTCACTTACCGAAAATTCAAGTAGCAAAATTGATAAAAAAGAATGGGTTAACCTACCAGGCTCCAGTGCCAGTGTGGCGCTTTACTATGCTTCAAAAAATTCACAAAAAGGCAGCCAGCAACCGTTTTTAATCATTACTCATGACACCCCAAGTGCGATTCGACTTGAGCATGAATTATTGAGTTTAGACAGCCAAAACGAACTCAGTATTTGCTTGTTTCCCGACTGGGAAACCTTGCCTTACGACAGCTTTTCGCCGCATCAGGACATTATTTCGCAGCGTTTAGCAACATTGTACGATTTATCGCGTATGGAGCACGGCATTGTCATCGTGCCTGTGACCACGTTAGTGCAACGTCTAGCACCGAAAGCTTACCTTGATGCCAATGTGCTACTGGTGAAAAAAGGCGATCGTAAAGATTTACCTGAACTAAAACGAGATCTTGAAGCGAGCGGTTATCGCCATGTTGACCAAGTGATGGAGCACGGTGAATTTTCTGCTCGTGGCGCGATTTTAGATTTGTTCCCGATGGGCAGTAACCAACCATTTCGCTTGGACTTTTTTGATGATGAAATAGAAGAAATTCGTCTGTTTGATCCAGATACTCAGCGCTCTAGCGACAAGGTTGAAGAGATTAACTTACTGCCAGCTCATGAATTTCCAACCGATCAAGACGGCATTAACTTATTTAGAAGTCAATATCGCGAAAACTTCAAAAGCACGATAGATAAAGAGTCGGTTTACCACCAAGTCAGTAATGGCATTATGCCAGCGGGCATCGAGTATTATTTGCCACTGTTTTTCGAGCAAACCAATACGCTATTTGATTACCTGCCACAAAATACCCTGCCGTTTGTGATGGGTGATATTGAACAAGCACTTGGCCAATACTGGCATGATATTGAATACCGTTACGACGACCGACGTTATGATCCAACGCGCCCACTGCTGCCCCCCGCACAGCTGTTTTTATCGGTAGAAGAATTATTTAGCGCGCTAAAGCCCTTTGACCGCATTACAGTTTCTGAGCCAAGACCCCCGCGTAAAAAGCCATCACAGCATTTATTTAACTGTGAAGCGCTGCCAGAGTTGGCGATTGATCATCAACAAAAAACACCATTTGCCGCCTTAGATACCTTTATTGCAGCGCATAAAAAAGCGCGTATTTTATTTGTGGCTGAATCACAAGGCCGCCGTGAAAGTGTGCTTGAACTGTTAAAGCGCCACAATATCAAACCTGCAAGTGTTGAATCGCTTGACGAGTTTATCGAGAGCGACACTGCAACCGCTATTACCGTTAACACCCTTACCAATGGCTTTTTCTTCACCTTAGATGAGGACGGCAATAAGCAGGCGATTGCGGTAATTACCGAAACGGAATTACTCGGCGATCGCGTTAAACAAACCCGTCGCCGCGCCAAAGCGCAAGACAATCAAGCGGATGCCATCTTTAAGAACTTGGCAGAGCTTAGCCCGGGCCAGCCTGTAGTACATATCGACCACGGTATTGGTCGCTACCTTGGCCTGCAAACGATTGATACCGGCGGTTTAACTACCGAATTTTTAACCTTAAGTTATGCCAACGATGCCAAGCTCTACGTGCCTGTTGCATCATTACACTTAATCAGCCGCTATTCTGGTAACGATCCAGAACAAGCACCGCTGCATAAGCTAGGTAACGATACGTGGAGCAAGGCCAAGCGCAAAGCAGCCGAAAAAGTTAAAGATGTCGCGGCAGAGTTGCTAGACGTTTACGCCAAACGCGCCAGTAAGCAAGGTTACCAATTTAAGCGCAATAAAGAAGATTACTTGGCCTTCGCCGCTAGTTTTGGCTTTGAAGAAACGATCGACCAAGAGCAAGCGATTCACGCTGTGGTCGGTGATATGCTAGATCACAAACCGATGGATCGCTTGGTATGTGGTGATGTTGGCTTTGGTAAAACTGAAGTGGCGATGCGCGCCGCCTTTGTTGCCGTTAACGATGGTAAGCAAGTGGCGATGTTAGTACCAACTACCCTATTAGCCCAACAGCACTATGAAAACTTCCGTGATCGCTTTGCCAACTGGCCAGTCACCATTGAAGTATTGTCGCGCTTTAAAACCGCGAAAGAGCAAAACGCCGTGATTGAAAAGGTAGAAAGTGGCCAAATTGATATTTTAATTGGCACCCATAAGCTACTGCAAAACAGCATTAAATATAAAGACTTAGGCTTGCTGATTGTTGACGAAGAGCACAGATTCGGCGTTAAACAAAAAGAGCAAATTAAGCGCCTGCGCAGTGATATTGATATTCTGACCCTGACCGCAACGCCAATTCCACGCACCTTGAATATGGCAATGGGCGGTATGCGCGACTTATCCATTATCGCTACCCCACCAGCAAAACGTTTGGCGGTGAAAACCTTTGTTCGCCAGCGCGAAGACGCGTTAATTCGCGAGTCAATTTTACGTGAGATTCTGCGTGGTGGTCAGGTGTATTTCCTACACAATAATGTTGAAACTATTGAGAAAACCGCCCGTGATATTGAAGCACTGGTGCCAGAAGCCAAAGTGGTTACCGCTCATGGTCAAATGCGTGAGCGCGATCTAGAGCGCATTATGAGCGATTTCTATCACCAGCGCTTTAACGTGCTGGTATGTACCACGATTATCGAAACGGGTATCGATGTGCCAAGTGCGAACACCATCATGATGGACAGAGCCGATAACCTTGGCCTTGCCCAGCTGCATCAGCTGCGTGGCCGTGTTGGTCGCTCGCACCATCAAGCCTACGCTTACTTGCTAACGCCACATGAAAAGCGCATGACCAAAGACGCGAAAAAGCGCCTTGATGCGATTGCCTCACTGGAAGACTTAGGCGCTGGTTTTACCCTAGCCACCCACGATTTAGAAATTCGCGGCGCAGGTGAACTGCTAGGTGAAGATCAAAGTGGGCAAATGAGCCAAGTGGGTTTTAGCCTTTATATGGAAATGCTTGATGAAGCGGTTGCCGCCCTTAAGGCCGGTAAAGAGCCATCGCTGGAAAATATTACCGCAAAACAAACCGAAGTTGATTTGCGTATTCCTGCGCTGCTACCAGAAGATTATATTTTTGATGTTAGCCTGCGCCTGAGCTTGTACAAGCGTATCGCTAGTTGTAAAGACAAAACTGAATTAGACGAAATTCAAGTAGAGCTTATCGACCGCTTTGGCCTATTGCCGCAAGCCACCAAAAACCTTGTTCATATTGCCAAGTTAAAGCAAAAAGCACAGGGCTTAGGGATTTCTCGCATTGAAGTTGGTGCTAGCTCTGGTTCATTTGAGTTTAGTGATAACACCCAAGTCGACCCAATGAAAATTATCGGGCTAATTCAGCAGCAACCCAAGGTGTTTAAAATGGAAGGGGCAAACAAGCTGAAAATTGTTAAAGCTACCGAAGATGCTGCTCAACGCTTTGGCCTAGTAAACAATGTGTTAGCAGAGCTTACCAAGCACTAG
- a CDS encoding CsiV family protein, which translates to MLNKKLAPLKTIIKPTCALLPVAAMLLSAPSFAARKIDKRWFEVEVILFSQLGDKAQLNENFSGQASLPRYRQVIDLLTPYLQPDTSTLELLLPSCEGRAYAPGWQAKVSLPALHHAKSLDEIDQLSTEEAAFDSLIESNLGTELESDLTPELTPELENSSIALAKAEQATITETLPETLVDDELSNQLLPEDEGNLAADTFAQDSTVSNDASNASEFPNSIETLSNDLGLVEEIIPLTEQELALVADAEQVFTAPEFVFDYQQVTTSEEALCQPIITNAESTIHDYYALSQIADNNADNENSVVIPMDNFTGRVDGNEFVYSNAPYLIDADSLKLKDIALQLRRSKNFKPLLHLGWRQPLTNRKKPALEPAIRLFAGDHYQEQYRQAKADYQSQLSLKALAEQLSLADESAVDDINNAELAINNQQAALLASIYQQLDEEAFTLESVLADIDNPDTSTLGLDENSGESAFSEKQLAEQVLVEPTSPNQDWLLDGLFRLHLNHYLFITADFNVAVPYTADELAERGSSEQVTDADKFTYKLIPFSQNKRVISKEVHYFDHPYMGMVVQIRRYKPPVPETKTENE; encoded by the coding sequence ATGCTCAACAAGAAATTAGCGCCGCTCAAAACAATAATTAAGCCAACGTGTGCGCTCTTGCCTGTGGCGGCTATGCTGTTAAGCGCCCCCAGTTTTGCGGCCAGAAAAATCGACAAACGCTGGTTTGAAGTTGAGGTGATCTTGTTTAGTCAGCTTGGCGATAAAGCGCAGCTCAATGAGAACTTTTCTGGTCAAGCGTCACTGCCACGTTATCGCCAAGTTATCGACTTGCTAACGCCCTACCTGCAACCTGATACCTCAACTTTGGAGCTGTTGCTGCCAAGTTGTGAAGGTCGAGCATATGCGCCGGGCTGGCAAGCAAAAGTCAGCCTGCCTGCACTGCATCACGCAAAATCGTTAGATGAAATTGATCAGCTATCAACGGAAGAAGCGGCGTTTGATTCATTAATTGAGTCAAACTTAGGGACTGAGTTAGAGTCCGATTTAACCCCAGAATTAACGCCAGAGCTAGAGAATAGCTCAATAGCTTTAGCTAAGGCTGAGCAAGCCACCATAACCGAAACACTGCCCGAAACACTGGTAGATGATGAGCTTAGCAACCAGCTGCTGCCAGAAGATGAAGGTAATTTAGCAGCTGATACCTTTGCACAAGATAGCACTGTTAGTAATGACGCTAGCAATGCTAGTGAATTTCCAAACTCAATCGAGACTCTTTCAAATGACCTAGGGTTAGTTGAAGAAATTATTCCTCTTACTGAGCAAGAGTTAGCCTTAGTCGCTGACGCAGAACAAGTATTTACAGCGCCTGAGTTTGTATTTGATTACCAGCAAGTTACTACTTCAGAAGAGGCACTGTGCCAGCCGATTATCACCAATGCTGAAAGCACAATTCACGATTACTATGCGTTAAGCCAAATTGCGGATAACAATGCCGATAACGAAAACTCAGTTGTTATTCCAATGGACAATTTTACGGGCCGAGTTGATGGCAATGAATTTGTTTACAGCAACGCCCCGTATTTAATTGATGCCGACTCACTAAAATTAAAAGATATCGCGCTACAGCTTAGACGCAGCAAGAATTTTAAACCTTTGCTACACCTTGGTTGGCGACAGCCTCTCACCAATCGTAAAAAGCCTGCTCTAGAACCAGCCATTCGTTTATTTGCGGGTGATCACTACCAAGAGCAATATCGCCAAGCAAAAGCGGATTATCAATCACAATTGTCGTTAAAAGCATTGGCGGAGCAATTGTCATTGGCAGATGAAAGCGCGGTTGATGACATCAACAACGCTGAACTTGCCATTAATAATCAACAAGCGGCGCTACTGGCAAGCATTTATCAGCAACTAGATGAAGAAGCATTTACGCTGGAATCTGTGCTAGCAGATATCGATAATCCAGACACTAGCACGCTAGGTTTAGATGAAAATTCAGGTGAAAGCGCCTTCTCAGAAAAACAACTAGCAGAACAGGTATTAGTTGAGCCTACATCACCAAATCAAGACTGGCTGCTTGATGGCCTGTTTAGACTACACCTTAATCACTATTTGTTTATCACCGCAGACTTTAACGTCGCTGTACCTTACACAGCAGATGAACTCGCTGAAAGGGGTTCTAGCGAACAAGTGACTGACGCAGATAAATTTACCTATAAACTGATCCCGTTTAGCCAGAATAAACGTGTGATCAGTAAAGAAGTACACTATTTCGATCACCCGTATATGGGTATGGTGGTGCAAATTCGCCGTTATAAACCACCTGTACCAGAAACCAAGACAGAGAATGAGTAA
- a CDS encoding DUF1244 domain-containing protein, with amino-acid sequence MDKEIEIQAAVFRRLLAHLDSRKDVQNIELMNLAGFCRNCFSKWTVAEAEKLGVEVDIDTARESVYGMPYSEWKEKHQTPATPEQLAKFNELNPKK; translated from the coding sequence ATGGATAAAGAAATTGAGATCCAAGCAGCGGTATTTCGCCGTTTATTAGCGCATTTAGATAGCCGCAAAGACGTGCAAAATATTGAATTAATGAACTTAGCTGGCTTTTGCCGTAACTGCTTTTCTAAGTGGACAGTGGCTGAAGCAGAGAAGTTAGGCGTAGAAGTAGATATTGATACTGCACGTGAAAGTGTTTACGGCATGCCCTACAGCGAATGGAAAGAGAAGCACCAAACACCAGCCACGCCAGAGCAGTTGGCTAAGTTTAACGAGTTAAACCCAAAGAAATAA
- the lepB gene encoding signal peptidase I, with product MTRKLGSSFKVWLKENRLFFVFIALMCVFRSAVADWNDVPTGSMKPTIVEGDRIFINKMAYDLRVPFTHISLVKTGEPAYGDIVIFDSKAADNRLVKRVIGLPGDTVSMIDNRVFINEQPSNYKIVDTSNTVNDYIEQPSHASSKQHFVRTSNTKRAFDSFNQVTVPKGHYLVLGDNRDNSADSRFIGFVPRREIVGKSEHVAFSLNYDNYYLPRLERFFQPLDPEQT from the coding sequence ATGACTAGGAAACTTGGCTCTTCTTTTAAGGTATGGCTCAAAGAAAATCGTTTATTTTTCGTTTTTATCGCATTGATGTGTGTGTTTCGCAGTGCGGTAGCAGACTGGAACGATGTACCTACGGGCTCAATGAAGCCGACTATCGTTGAAGGTGATCGCATCTTTATCAATAAAATGGCCTATGACTTACGGGTGCCATTTACCCATATTTCACTAGTGAAAACCGGTGAGCCAGCTTACGGTGATATTGTTATTTTCGACTCTAAAGCGGCAGATAATCGCCTGGTTAAGCGGGTGATTGGCTTACCCGGTGATACCGTGTCGATGATCGATAATCGCGTATTTATTAATGAACAGCCGTCAAACTATAAAATAGTCGATACTTCAAATACAGTTAATGACTATATAGAGCAGCCTAGCCATGCAAGCAGCAAACAGCACTTTGTTCGCACCTCTAACACCAAACGAGCATTTGATAGTTTTAATCAAGTGACAGTGCCTAAAGGGCATTACTTAGTATTAGGCGATAACCGAGATAACAGCGCTGACTCACGTTTTATTGGCTTTGTGCCTCGTCGTGAAATTGTCGGTAAAAGTGAGCATGTAGCTTTTTCACTGAACTATGACAACTATTATTTGCCACGATTAGAGCGTTTCTTTCAACCGCTTGATCCGGAACAAACTTAG
- the rsuA gene encoding 16S rRNA pseudouridine(516) synthase RsuA — MRLDKYICKSTELTRNEAKKLLKSGEVRVDGEVIKNGAFKVADGAEVTIEGEQLSLIGQRYIMMNKPQDTICSNVDEMHPSLLHFLEIDRAFELHIAGRLDADTTGLVLITDDGKWSHNIISPKKQCEKTYRVWLAEPVTDEVAEKFAEGLQLHGENQLTLPAKLEMIDEREVLLTIVEGKYHQVKRMFAAVGNHVEALHRERIGGITLDDDLMLGEWRYLTEQEIALFL; from the coding sequence GTGAGATTAGATAAATATATCTGTAAAAGCACTGAGTTAACCCGTAATGAAGCGAAGAAGCTGCTAAAAAGTGGCGAAGTACGGGTTGATGGTGAAGTGATAAAAAATGGTGCCTTTAAAGTTGCGGATGGTGCTGAGGTGACCATTGAAGGTGAGCAACTTAGCCTGATTGGTCAGCGCTATATTATGATGAATAAGCCGCAAGATACGATTTGCTCGAACGTTGATGAAATGCACCCTTCTTTGCTGCATTTTCTCGAAATTGATCGTGCCTTTGAACTGCATATTGCCGGCCGTTTAGATGCCGATACCACGGGCTTAGTGTTAATTACAGATGACGGTAAATGGTCACACAATATTATCTCGCCAAAGAAACAGTGCGAAAAAACGTATCGCGTTTGGTTAGCTGAGCCAGTCACCGATGAGGTAGCAGAAAAATTTGCCGAAGGATTGCAACTACATGGTGAAAATCAGCTCACCCTGCCAGCTAAACTTGAAATGATTGATGAGCGAGAAGTGCTGCTGACTATAGTTGAAGGTAAATATCACCAAGTTAAGCGGATGTTTGCTGCCGTTGGCAATCATGTTGAGGCGTTGCATCGTGAGCGCATTGGTGGCATTACTTTAGATGATGATTTGATGCTAGGTGAGTGGCGTTACTTAACCGAGCAGGAAATAGCCTTGTTTCTTTAA